In a single window of the Anaerocolumna cellulosilytica genome:
- a CDS encoding type 2 periplasmic-binding domain-containing protein, giving the protein MMKKSFKKVLALVMVLIMALSAAGCSRNETKQTKSSGDSAATKAPEDKTETGSDEVSETGEALPGWQQNAEDKVDLTWYINFSWFTTPWGENLVSKTISEETGVNIKFIVPAGNEAEKLNSLIASDSLPDLVTLGWYEPQVGDIIEDGLVYPLDELAEQYDPYWFKVADDGRIGWFTQKDGHIYGYPNSSFSPSDYEKYDNISSNQTFLVRKDIYEAIGSPDMTTPEGFKAAVKAAKEQFPEVNGQPLIPIGAHEFATNGNNSFDNYLCNFLAVPYEKNGEFNDRFTDPELVRWLKTFRELGEEGYLADDIFIDKRAQMEEKIAQGRYFCMLYQRTDLQSQQKILYANDPNSIYMAVDGPKNSKGDAYTLPGTGINGWTLTMISKNCDRPDRAIQLFSYLMSEHGQHMTWLGVEGVTWDYVDGVETMKPEIKELLTTDRTEYDKLYGADSAYWMFQDNAMALKWAVETPNPLGQMERWTYPYIITTSPYEITLEAGSKEADIQSKVDNEWGVVLPKLLLADNEAEFDTIWAEFMQKRKDWGIDNVLETKTNLMNEAKQKLGIK; this is encoded by the coding sequence ATGATGAAAAAGAGTTTTAAAAAGGTTCTTGCACTGGTGATGGTACTGATTATGGCTTTGAGTGCTGCGGGGTGCAGCAGGAATGAAACAAAGCAGACTAAAAGCAGCGGAGATAGTGCTGCAACAAAGGCACCGGAGGATAAGACAGAAACCGGAAGCGATGAGGTTAGTGAAACGGGTGAGGCTCTACCGGGCTGGCAGCAGAATGCAGAGGATAAGGTGGATTTAACCTGGTACATTAACTTTTCATGGTTTACAACGCCTTGGGGTGAAAATCTGGTATCCAAAACAATTTCAGAAGAAACGGGTGTTAATATTAAGTTTATAGTTCCGGCAGGTAATGAGGCTGAAAAGTTAAATTCCTTAATAGCTTCCGATTCTCTTCCGGATTTGGTTACTTTAGGGTGGTATGAACCACAGGTTGGGGATATTATTGAAGACGGGCTTGTGTATCCGTTGGATGAGTTGGCAGAGCAATATGACCCCTATTGGTTTAAGGTGGCGGATGATGGGCGTATTGGATGGTTTACCCAAAAAGACGGTCATATTTATGGTTATCCAAACTCCTCTTTTTCTCCTTCTGATTATGAAAAATATGATAATATTTCCTCCAATCAGACCTTTTTAGTTCGAAAAGACATCTATGAAGCAATCGGAAGTCCGGATATGACAACGCCGGAAGGCTTTAAAGCAGCGGTAAAGGCAGCAAAAGAGCAATTTCCGGAAGTGAACGGACAGCCGTTGATACCAATAGGTGCTCATGAATTTGCTACCAACGGTAATAATTCTTTTGACAATTATTTATGTAATTTTTTAGCTGTGCCCTATGAAAAGAATGGTGAATTTAATGATAGATTTACTGACCCTGAGTTGGTAAGATGGTTAAAAACCTTCCGCGAGCTGGGAGAAGAAGGTTATCTGGCAGACGATATTTTCATTGACAAAAGAGCGCAGATGGAGGAAAAGATTGCTCAAGGACGTTATTTTTGTATGTTGTACCAAAGAACGGACTTACAGTCACAGCAAAAGATTCTGTATGCCAACGACCCTAATAGCATTTATATGGCAGTAGACGGACCTAAGAACAGTAAAGGCGATGCTTATACATTACCTGGAACAGGTATCAATGGTTGGACACTTACCATGATATCAAAAAACTGTGACCGCCCTGACCGCGCCATCCAGTTATTCTCCTATCTTATGAGTGAACATGGACAGCATATGACCTGGTTGGGTGTAGAAGGTGTAACTTGGGATTATGTAGATGGAGTAGAGACCATGAAGCCAGAAATCAAGGAGCTTCTTACGACAGACAGAACGGAGTATGATAAATTATATGGTGCCGATTCAGCTTACTGGATGTTCCAGGACAATGCCATGGCATTAAAGTGGGCAGTGGAAACGCCCAATCCTCTTGGGCAGATGGAACGATGGACTTACCCATATATTATAACAACTTCCCCATATGAGATAACATTAGAAGCCGGTTCTAAAGAAGCGGATATTCAGTCCAAGGTAGATAATGAATGGGGTGTGGTACTTCCTAAACTTTTACTTGCAGATAACGAGGCTGAATTTGATACTATCTGGGCGGAGTTTATGCAAAAACGTAAGGATTGGGGTATAGATAATGTACTTGAGACGAAAACCAATCTTATGAATGAGGCAAAGCAAAAACTGGGTATCAAATAG
- the ppk1 gene encoding polyphosphate kinase 1, translated as MAQADHKIQNTFMQNREISWLRFNERVLEEAQDETVPFYERLKFVSIFTSNLDEFFMIRVGSLVDLGMMDNTLDNKTGMSPKQQLDKIFEYTIPLCKKKDNIYQLVEQKLRQFDVFNLNIKELEKSERKYLDKYYHNEVSPILSPQVIDSRHPFPHLINKGLYIICEFAGENTKFGLISISQSLKPYVLIPGNQTRYILTEKIVLEHIAEIFGMYKIECGAIISVTRNADISPEDEIFEVDDDFRERMRKVLKKRARLSPVRLEVQGRLSKVLTNFLLERLCLTKEQIFFCEAPIVMGYVFDIVKELPDILQKQLCYPVFEPGYPAGLSRGESITNQCRRKDILLFYPYHQMEPFLHLLRESAQDSNVISIKITIYRLSKNSRIIDYLCTAAENNKEVTVLMELKARFDEKNNIEWAERLEEAGCTVIYGFEGYKVHSKICLITRRDRSKIQYITQIGTGNYNEKTAKLYTDLSLITANQDLGQEANEFFKNMSLGNLKGQYSNLFVAPHFFKDNLLALMDYEIEKAKRGEAALIIIKSNSLTDKEIMQKLSGASMAGVEVKLLIRGICCLLPNVPGKTDNITVYSIVGRFLEHSRIYCFGKDKEARIYISSADMMTRNTIRRVEIACPILDEDLRKCILHILNTMFSDNIKARILKSDGTYQKTDNCPTLESDQSTALEVAGGFDSQQYFIEEMLADGNETKKSSVLFRKLITSLTRKKE; from the coding sequence ATGGCACAGGCTGACCATAAAATACAAAATACCTTTATGCAGAATAGGGAGATATCCTGGCTTCGTTTTAACGAGAGGGTATTGGAAGAAGCACAGGACGAAACAGTGCCTTTTTATGAACGTTTAAAATTTGTATCAATTTTTACCAGTAATCTGGATGAATTCTTTATGATACGTGTCGGGAGTCTTGTTGACTTGGGGATGATGGATAACACCCTTGATAATAAAACAGGTATGAGCCCTAAGCAGCAGTTGGATAAAATTTTTGAATACACGATACCTCTTTGCAAGAAAAAAGACAACATCTATCAGCTTGTCGAGCAGAAGCTAAGGCAGTTTGACGTCTTTAATTTAAATATAAAGGAGCTTGAAAAGTCTGAGCGAAAGTATCTGGATAAATATTATCATAACGAAGTTTCTCCAATTCTCTCACCTCAGGTAATTGATTCAAGACATCCCTTTCCCCATCTTATAAATAAAGGACTGTACATTATTTGTGAATTTGCCGGTGAAAATACAAAGTTTGGACTTATTTCCATTTCACAATCACTTAAGCCCTATGTTCTAATCCCCGGTAACCAGACCAGATATATATTAACCGAGAAAATTGTGTTAGAACACATTGCCGAAATTTTTGGCATGTATAAAATAGAGTGCGGGGCTATTATTTCGGTTACCCGTAATGCAGATATCAGTCCTGAAGATGAGATTTTTGAGGTGGATGACGACTTTAGAGAGCGAATGAGAAAGGTGCTGAAAAAGCGTGCCAGATTATCACCGGTTCGACTAGAGGTACAGGGGCGATTAAGTAAGGTACTCACAAATTTTTTACTGGAAAGGCTATGTCTGACAAAAGAACAGATTTTTTTCTGTGAAGCGCCTATTGTAATGGGATATGTATTTGATATAGTAAAAGAATTGCCGGACATATTGCAAAAACAGTTATGTTATCCCGTATTCGAGCCTGGTTATCCGGCAGGTTTAAGCAGGGGGGAGAGTATTACCAACCAGTGTAGAAGAAAAGATATTCTCCTATTTTATCCATATCATCAGATGGAGCCCTTCTTACATCTTCTTAGGGAAAGTGCGCAGGATTCCAATGTCATCTCTATTAAGATAACCATCTACCGGTTATCTAAAAATTCAAGAATTATAGATTATCTATGTACGGCAGCCGAGAATAATAAGGAAGTAACAGTCCTTATGGAGCTTAAGGCAAGATTTGATGAGAAGAACAATATTGAATGGGCTGAGCGGTTAGAAGAAGCAGGATGTACGGTTATATATGGTTTTGAAGGATATAAGGTGCACTCTAAAATCTGTCTTATTACCAGAAGGGATAGAAGTAAAATACAATATATAACGCAGATTGGAACAGGTAATTATAATGAAAAGACTGCAAAGCTTTATACAGATTTATCACTAATTACCGCAAATCAGGATTTGGGACAAGAAGCAAATGAATTCTTTAAAAATATGTCTTTAGGTAATTTGAAAGGACAGTATAGCAATCTGTTTGTTGCACCGCACTTTTTTAAAGATAATCTGCTGGCTCTTATGGATTATGAGATAGAAAAAGCGAAAAGGGGAGAAGCAGCATTAATTATTATTAAGTCCAACTCCCTTACAGATAAAGAAATCATGCAGAAATTATCAGGAGCTTCCATGGCGGGAGTGGAAGTAAAGTTATTGATACGGGGAATTTGCTGTCTGCTTCCTAATGTACCGGGGAAGACGGATAACATAACCGTATACAGCATTGTAGGACGGTTCTTAGAACATTCAAGGATATATTGTTTTGGAAAGGATAAAGAAGCAAGAATCTATATATCCTCAGCTGATATGATGACAAGGAATACGATAAGAAGAGTGGAGATTGCCTGCCCTATCCTTGACGAAGACCTCCGAAAATGTATATTACATATACTTAATACTATGTTTTCGGATAATATAAAGGCAAGAATTCTTAAAAGTGATGGAACCTACCAAAAGACAGATAATTGCCCGACATTAGAAAGTGACCAGAGTACAGCATTAGAAGTTGCGGGGGGATTTGACAGTCAACAGTATTTTATAGAAGAAATGTTAGCAGATGGTAATGAAACTAAAAAATCAAGCGTATTGTTTCGAAAACTAATCACAAGCCTAACCAGAAAGAAAGAGTAA
- a CDS encoding sensor histidine kinase: MKKIKNFFSSLKLSHKFTVLIMAIIVLPLIILSIFFFDNVRDSQIKEKIKNVELNFTQNYEQIQKNVEMCQMSTQVMLNSQNFWQYVERFCDGENFQTEELLSFYQTEIKSLEKIVNSNPYLYQVRVYADYKGIPEMMPILYQKERIKRLSWAKDSIITSGTWQFDYVDELFPSFSSIRKQHLVALVTEKQMSDNRTAIIEVSTNMELLFPQIYSSNQAEWTCFVDENGNYYFDWENKSRWFDDINVVLEKIPRDLEDIAYEQMVLDGEPVIVCFKAVKELKGNLFRIVSLKEEYSSVNTFRNIFWGCFLIIVIILLFFSDKMVKIILKQFYEIMYIIRKVQKGDLEIRIKNSSTDEIGELGQQINKMLNRITQLMEDNIKRELLGKDSEIRALQNQINAHFIYNVLESIKMMAEVEEKYDISDAVTALGKLLRYSMKWVSKNVTVSEEIDYIKNYLALINLRFDYEIYLSLNMPEQIYEQQIPKMSLQPIIENAIYHGIEELAEDTSIYMKGVLYEHYCVIEITDAGRGMTEEEIVKLQKKIEGELEATGSSGNGIGLKNVQDRIKISFGEEYGISIASRKDCYTKVMVKIPLV; encoded by the coding sequence ATGAAAAAGATTAAGAATTTCTTTTCTTCTTTAAAATTAAGTCATAAGTTTACAGTTCTTATTATGGCAATCATTGTACTTCCATTAATTATACTGTCTATCTTTTTTTTCGATAACGTTAGAGATTCTCAGATTAAAGAAAAAATTAAAAATGTAGAACTTAACTTTACGCAGAATTATGAGCAAATCCAAAAGAATGTAGAAATGTGCCAAATGTCTACGCAGGTCATGCTAAACAGCCAGAATTTCTGGCAGTATGTTGAGCGGTTTTGTGACGGTGAAAATTTTCAGACAGAGGAGCTGTTAAGCTTTTATCAGACAGAAATAAAATCACTTGAAAAAATCGTTAATTCCAACCCCTATTTATATCAGGTTAGAGTATATGCTGACTATAAAGGGATTCCCGAAATGATGCCCATACTGTATCAAAAGGAACGAATCAAAAGATTATCCTGGGCAAAGGATAGCATCATTACCTCTGGTACGTGGCAATTTGATTATGTAGACGAACTTTTTCCTTCCTTTTCTTCCATAAGAAAACAGCATCTGGTTGCACTGGTAACAGAAAAGCAGATGAGTGACAATAGAACTGCTATAATAGAAGTGTCTACCAACATGGAGCTGTTGTTTCCCCAAATATATTCATCCAACCAAGCAGAATGGACCTGTTTTGTGGACGAAAACGGAAACTATTATTTTGACTGGGAGAATAAAAGCCGATGGTTTGATGATATCAATGTAGTGTTAGAGAAGATACCGAGAGATTTAGAGGATATAGCTTATGAACAGATGGTACTGGATGGAGAACCGGTTATTGTCTGTTTTAAAGCGGTGAAAGAATTAAAGGGTAATTTGTTTCGTATTGTCTCTTTAAAGGAGGAGTACTCCTCTGTTAATACCTTTCGAAATATATTTTGGGGCTGTTTTTTAATCATTGTAATCATTCTTTTGTTTTTCTCAGATAAAATGGTAAAAATCATATTAAAGCAGTTTTATGAAATTATGTATATTATACGTAAGGTTCAAAAAGGTGATTTAGAGATACGTATTAAGAATTCCTCAACGGATGAAATCGGCGAATTGGGACAGCAAATTAACAAAATGTTAAACCGTATAACTCAGCTTATGGAGGATAATATAAAGAGAGAATTATTGGGTAAGGATTCAGAAATCAGGGCGTTGCAAAATCAAATCAATGCACATTTTATTTATAATGTTTTAGAATCCATCAAAATGATGGCAGAGGTTGAAGAAAAATATGATATTTCAGATGCAGTAACAGCATTAGGAAAACTATTGCGCTATAGTATGAAATGGGTATCTAAAAATGTAACAGTAAGCGAAGAAATTGATTACATTAAAAATTATCTTGCGTTGATAAATTTAAGATTTGATTATGAGATATATCTTAGCTTAAATATGCCGGAGCAAATATACGAGCAGCAGATTCCGAAGATGTCCTTGCAGCCTATTATCGAGAATGCAATATATCATGGTATTGAAGAACTGGCAGAGGATACAAGTATATATATGAAGGGAGTTTTATATGAGCATTACTGTGTTATAGAGATAACGGATGCAGGAAGAGGAATGACGGAGGAGGAGATTGTGAAACTGCAAAAAAAAATAGAAGGTGAATTAGAGGCTACCGGCAGCTCTGGAAATGGGATTGGTTTAAAAAATGTTCAAGACAGAATAAAAATCAGCTTTGGTGAAGAATATGGGATTAGTATAGCATCAAGAAAAGACTGCTATACAAAGGTAATGGTTAAAATTCCGTTGGTTTAG
- a CDS encoding ABC transporter permease, with amino-acid sequence MAKTVRPEKQYALKKWWNQKYLQFMVIPGIIWMLLFNYVPMGGIVIAFKKFKITRPIADAPWVGLQYFKEFFQDSNFSDIMINTLGISLLKLFIGFPLPIIFALLINEIRGTRFKKISQTISYLPHFLSWVVLGGILTTWLAKDGVINDFFVTVGLLKEPVSFLGQPKYFWGMALITDTWKELGWSAIIYLAAISGVDQQIYEAATVDGASKLQKILFITLPSITGTIALMLILQISGLLNSNFDQILILKNQINVSRSQVIDTYVYQVGMTMGKYSYATAVGLFKAVIALMLLLIANKSSKKLLGRSLY; translated from the coding sequence ATGGCAAAAACTGTAAGACCAGAAAAGCAATATGCCTTAAAAAAATGGTGGAATCAGAAGTATCTGCAATTCATGGTGATTCCGGGAATTATATGGATGCTGCTGTTTAATTATGTACCCATGGGAGGTATCGTAATAGCTTTTAAAAAGTTTAAAATTACAAGACCAATAGCGGATGCACCTTGGGTAGGATTACAATATTTTAAAGAATTCTTTCAGGATTCCAATTTTTCGGACATTATGATTAATACCTTAGGAATCAGTCTGTTAAAACTTTTTATTGGCTTTCCACTGCCAATTATCTTTGCTTTATTGATTAATGAAATCCGGGGAACAAGGTTTAAGAAGATATCACAGACTATATCATATCTGCCTCATTTTTTGTCATGGGTAGTACTCGGTGGGATATTAACTACCTGGCTAGCCAAGGACGGTGTTATCAATGATTTTTTTGTTACTGTCGGTCTGTTAAAAGAACCTGTTTCCTTTCTGGGACAGCCAAAGTACTTTTGGGGAATGGCACTAATTACAGATACCTGGAAAGAGCTTGGATGGTCGGCAATTATATATTTGGCTGCCATATCTGGTGTAGACCAGCAGATTTATGAAGCTGCGACAGTAGACGGAGCGAGTAAATTACAAAAAATACTTTTTATAACGCTGCCGTCAATTACAGGCACGATTGCTTTAATGCTAATCTTACAGATATCCGGTTTGCTTAATTCCAATTTTGATCAGATATTAATACTAAAAAATCAAATAAATGTATCCAGAAGCCAGGTTATTGATACCTATGTCTATCAGGTCGGTATGACTATGGGGAAATACTCCTATGCTACAGCCGTCGGATTGTTTAAAGCAGTGATTGCCTTAATGCTGTTGCTGATAGCGAACAAATCCAGTAAGAAGCTGCTGGGCAGGTCACTATACTAA
- a CDS encoding DUF5662 family protein, translating to MKWLRHLKTINHHKWLVMKYCFSVGLYKQGLLHDLSKYSLTEFLVGAKYFQGDQSPNNAERQDKGYSLAWLHHKGRNKHHLEYWIDYSVNKGAPMAGMKMPVKYVVEMFCDRIAASKNYNKEKYTDGDALAYFHASKEHYIIHAETKDLLEKLLVMLKDMGEEKTFQYVRREVLKRGYEVL from the coding sequence ATGAAATGGCTAAGGCACTTAAAGACAATCAACCACCACAAATGGCTTGTAATGAAATATTGTTTTTCCGTCGGCTTGTATAAGCAGGGATTGCTGCATGACCTGTCTAAATACTCACTGACGGAATTTTTAGTAGGCGCAAAGTATTTTCAAGGTGACCAGAGTCCCAATAATGCTGAGCGTCAGGACAAGGGTTATAGTTTGGCGTGGCTCCACCATAAGGGCAGAAACAAACATCATCTTGAATATTGGATTGATTATAGTGTAAATAAAGGAGCACCAATGGCAGGCATGAAAATGCCTGTAAAATATGTAGTTGAAATGTTTTGCGACAGAATAGCGGCCAGTAAAAATTATAACAAGGAAAAGTACACAGACGGTGATGCATTGGCATATTTTCATGCCTCGAAAGAGCATTATATCATACATGCTGAAACAAAAGATTTGTTGGAAAAGCTTTTGGTTATGCTAAAAGACATGGGTGAAGAAAAGACCTTTCAGTATGTTAGAAGAGAAGTATTAAAAAGAGGTTATGAGGTTCTGTAA
- a CDS encoding carbohydrate ABC transporter permease yields the protein MSKITTSKIKRSKGTILFDTINTLIMLIICFLCVYPIWYVLVNSFNDAKDAMMGGIYWWPRVFSVENYKTVFEDSSVLRAFKITIGKTILGTGLNVFFTAMVAYPLSKQNLAGRKFYMAMGTITMFFSGGLIPTFLLFKNLNLLNNFLVYIIPAAFNFFNLLIFINFFREIPASLEESAKIDGANDWRIFIKVILPLSKPVLATIALFAGVGQWNDYFGGLMYMTNRVDLEPIQTYLYRMVAQVQSNQVAGSISASNITAGDTTSTSIKLAAMVITTLPICCVYPFLQKYFVKGMMVGAVKE from the coding sequence ATGAGTAAAATAACCACCTCTAAAATAAAACGTTCGAAAGGTACCATACTTTTTGATACCATAAATACTTTGATTATGTTAATTATTTGCTTTTTGTGTGTCTATCCAATCTGGTATGTACTGGTCAATTCTTTTAACGATGCCAAGGATGCCATGATGGGAGGAATCTATTGGTGGCCCAGAGTATTTTCTGTGGAGAACTATAAGACTGTCTTTGAAGATAGCAGCGTGCTTCGAGCATTTAAGATTACAATAGGTAAAACCATTCTTGGCACTGGTCTAAATGTATTTTTTACGGCCATGGTTGCGTACCCCTTATCAAAGCAGAACCTGGCAGGAAGAAAGTTTTATATGGCAATGGGTACCATAACCATGTTCTTCTCAGGTGGTTTGATTCCAACCTTCTTGTTATTTAAGAATCTGAATCTTTTAAATAATTTTTTAGTTTATATAATACCGGCTGCATTTAATTTCTTTAATCTGCTGATATTTATAAATTTCTTCCGAGAAATTCCGGCATCTTTGGAGGAATCAGCGAAAATAGACGGTGCGAATGATTGGCGTATCTTTATCAAAGTTATTTTACCATTATCTAAGCCGGTACTCGCAACGATTGCACTGTTTGCTGGTGTAGGGCAATGGAATGATTATTTTGGCGGTTTGATGTATATGACAAACCGAGTTGACTTAGAGCCTATCCAGACATATTTGTACCGCATGGTTGCCCAGGTACAGTCAAATCAGGTTGCCGGTTCCATATCAGCTTCTAATATTACGGCAGGGGATACCACTTCCACATCAATAAAACTGGCGGCTATGGTTATTACTACGCTACCTATATGTTGTGTATATCCTTTTCTTCAGAAATATTTTGTAAAAGGAATGATGGTGGGTGCAGTTAAGGAATAG
- a CDS encoding Ppx/GppA phosphatase family protein, protein MISAIVDLGSNTIRLCIYEHTGNEVKSLFQKKTMAGLANHVKNQQLSKNGIKKTCEILNEYTGLLNNFQVEQKDVYVFATASLRNIVNTKEVISIIKQSTGYDVELLSGEEEATLDFKGATRVITSDSGILVDIGGGSTELVAFKNREIIYATSMPIGSLNLYIKHVKKIIPKKEEREEIRKTVLENMEALELKQDVYATICGVGGTMRAAVKLSNHMFEGEKGSQTFQVSHVQKMLDSINNSHRSTLTPVLQNIPDRIHTIIPGLIVLDTIADYFNSKSVVVSSYGIREGYLYERIIKGE, encoded by the coding sequence ATGATAAGCGCAATTGTAGATTTAGGTTCCAACACCATAAGATTATGTATTTATGAACATACCGGCAATGAAGTAAAATCTTTGTTCCAAAAAAAGACCATGGCAGGTCTTGCAAATCATGTAAAAAACCAACAGCTTAGTAAAAATGGTATAAAAAAAACTTGTGAGATTTTAAATGAGTATACTGGTTTATTAAACAATTTTCAGGTCGAACAAAAGGATGTATATGTGTTTGCCACAGCCTCCCTGCGTAATATAGTTAACACCAAGGAGGTTATAAGCATAATAAAACAAAGCACTGGTTATGATGTGGAATTATTATCCGGTGAAGAAGAAGCTACGCTTGATTTTAAAGGAGCGACTAGGGTAATTACAAGCGATTCCGGTATCTTAGTGGATATTGGCGGTGGCAGTACAGAGCTGGTTGCTTTTAAAAATCGTGAAATTATTTATGCTACCAGTATGCCGATTGGTTCTTTAAATTTATATATAAAGCATGTTAAAAAGATTATTCCTAAAAAAGAAGAAAGGGAAGAAATCAGAAAAACAGTGCTAGAAAATATGGAGGCACTTGAATTAAAGCAGGATGTGTATGCAACAATTTGCGGTGTGGGCGGTACCATGCGTGCAGCAGTTAAATTAAGTAATCATATGTTTGAAGGAGAAAAGGGCAGCCAGACATTTCAAGTTTCTCATGTACAAAAGATGTTGGATAGTATTAATAACAGCCATAGAAGTACGTTAACTCCGGTACTGCAAAATATACCTGACCGTATTCACACGATTATACCGGGTTTAATTGTGCTGGATACGATTGCAGACTACTTCAACAGTAAATCGGTTGTAGTAAGCAGTTATGGTATTAGAGAAGGATATCTTTACGAAAGAATCATAAAAGGAGAGTAG